Genomic DNA from Paenibacillus sp. MBLB1832:
ATCCAAAACCTCCCCGCCTACTCAGTATATGCAATAGTATGGGGAAAATGTTGGCGAATCATGCAAGGGAATGTGATAATTTTTATTACAAATTCCGATCAATACGCATTTTTGTTGATAAAGCCATTAATGACAGTTCTCCAGATAATCTTAATGTCAAAAAGGAACGTCCAATTTTCAATATAGAAAATATCGTGCTTAATGCGTTCCTCAATCGATGTGTCGCCACGCAGGCCATTACTCTGCGCCCATCCGGTAATACCTGGCCGAATATGATGCTTCACCATATACTTCGGCACTTCTTCCTTAAATTGTTCCACGAAGTAAGGACGCTCCGGCCTTGGCCCAACCACACTCATGTGCCCGAATAGCACATTGAAGAACTGCGGCAGCTCGTCGAGGCTCGTTTTGCGCAGGAACGTGCCCACCTTCGTCCGCCGTGGATCATTTTCAACCGTCCACTCCGTGTTCGCAACTTGGTCCCCCAACACCTTCATGCTGCGGAACTTGTACATCATGAAGTTTCTGCGATTCAGGCCCACACGTTCTTGTTTGAAGATGATGGGGCCTTCGGACGAGATTTTGATGGCGATGGCTGCGGCTAGCATGACGGGCAGAGTGATCAAGATCGCCATAGAGGCGAAGAAGATGTCGAAGGTGCGTTTGAACAAGCGATTTCGAAATTCATCCAAAGGAATATCACGTACATTAATCAACGGCATATCCGCGAAATTGTCGAAATACGGTCTAGATGGTAGGAAATCATAAAAGTCAGGAATGATGAGCGTTTTGACCCCTATTTTTTCGCAAACATTAATGATGCTTCCGAATTTCTGATGGGCGTCCAATGGGAGCGCGATGATGACTTCGTCTACAATTCGATCATTTAGAATCG
This window encodes:
- a CDS encoding undecaprenyl-phosphate glucose phosphotransferase, with amino-acid sequence MIRQSQGFLTQLYALADFVCIQLVFLLSWWLKFKSGWIPYGSSLPFKHYVMWSVTYAIIAIFISYLINFYTPKRRKRFSFEVLKIIQVHVFSLLMLLSVLFILKEVDVSRSYLLLFLVNNILVISAYRYFIKTSLKRARQKGYNKQFILILGAGSLGRKFYSKLKQHPELGYEVVGFLDDYQEKHELPYQSYKPIIGKIDELESILNDRIVDEVIIALPLDAHQKFGSIINVCEKIGVKTLIIPDFYDFLPSRPYFDNFADMPLINVRDIPLDEFRNRLFKRTFDIFFASMAILITLPVMLAAAIAIKISSEGPIIFKQERVGLNRRNFMMYKFRSMKVLGDQVANTEWTVENDPRRTKVGTFLRKTSLDELPQFFNVLFGHMSVVGPRPERPYFVEQFKEEVPKYMVKHHIRPGITGWAQSNGLRGDTSIEERIKHDIFYIENWTFLFDIKIIWRTVINGFINKNAY